The following is a genomic window from Malus sylvestris chromosome 7, drMalSylv7.2, whole genome shotgun sequence.
GGTTACTTGTAAGTTTTTGGTCTTATGCATGTCAAACAGCATAAGACTATATATGTTAATCATATTTCTTACCTCATTAATATAATGCCCACTTCTGTGCTTCGAAATAAATCTTCTTTTGAACTCTTGTTTGGACATATTCATGTTATTTCACATCTCTGAATATTTGGATGTGCTTGTTATCCATTGTTAAAGCCTTATAATGACACTAAATTACAAGTCAATACtaccaaatgtatttttctgggGTATGCTACCAAATATAAAGGCTATATATGTTATGAGGTTCCTACACAGAGAATTTATATTTCTAGGCATGTGGTATTTGATGAGAATCAATTTCCTTACACAAACTTGTTGATCCACAATAAAACATCATCTCTACCTTCTGTTATTCACAGTTCATATCATCCTGCACCTGTAATTTCCAATGATAATGTTGTTTTTCATGTGCCTACTTATCATTCCTCTTCAATATCCCTATCATCTCATTCATCTTATGACTCTTCATCTTTACCTGTTAATCCTTCCATATCACTTTCTCCTATTCCTTCATCATCACTGTCCTCTCAGTCCATTACTGGTTCTTCCCCTTCTAGTCCTCAAGTCCCTGTGGCACTTGTCAATAGTTTTGATGCTTCACCAGAAGAACCATTTGGTCCTGATACTTTGCAAGTGGTGTTGGAGGTTCCCCCATTTAATTTGCATCCTATGCAAACTCGGAGCAAGAGTTGTATTATCAAGAAAATAGCTTTGTTAGCTACAGTTCAGGAGTCTGAGGGTACTGATTTATCTCTCATTGAACCAACTTCCTACAAATCTGCAATTAAGGATCCAATTTGGTTTAAGACAAGGTACCTGAAGTCTGGTGCTATTACTTTCCACAAAGAACTTGGTGGGGTGTAAGTGGATATTCAAGATCAAGAGACATTTTGATGGTACTATTGCAAGACATAAAACTAGATTAATAGCTAAAGGGTTCAATCAAGAACCTGGAATTGACTATGGGGAAACATTCAGCCCTGTGGTTAAACCTACAACTGTTAGGTTAGTATTGGCTCTTGCAGCTCAGTTTGGTTGGTCTCTTAGGCAAATAGATGTAAAAAATGTCTTTTTACATGGCATTTTAgaagaagaagtgtacatgGCCCAGCCCCCTGGTTTTGCAGATGTTAATCATCCTACTCTAGTTTGCAAGCTCCATAAATCTCTATATGGGCTCAAGCAAGCTCCCAGAGCTTGGAATGATCGATTCACAAAGTTTTTGCCTCAATTGGGGTTTCAAAACACCTATTATGATTCTTCTCTCTTTGTTAAAAAGGTTGATTCTGGTATTGTCATTCTCTTgctctatgtggatgatattatcATCACAGAGAGTGCATTTGCAGATATGCAACAGGTTATTACCGCATTAACAACTGAGTTTGACATCAAAGATTTAGAGGATTTGCATTTCTTTCTGGGCATTCAAATTTCAAGAACTGCAACTGGTTTATTTTTGTCTCAGTCTAAATATGTGTTGGATCTTTTAACCCTGTGACACTCCTTGTTTGCCCTACAACAGACTTCCCAAGGATAATGGTGATCCTTATCCCAACCTGACTTTGTACAGAAGTGTGGTAGGTGCATTGCAGTACCTCACATTTATGCGACCTGATATAGCTTTCTCAATCCACCAAGTGTGTCAGTTTATGCAAACACCTATGGTTGCTCACTTTACAGCAGTCAAACGAATTTTGAGGTACTTAAATTGAACCCTACATCATGGCATCTGTTATTCCAAAGGATCCCTTCAATTAAAGGCTTTTAGTGATGTTGACTAGGCAGGAGACCCTAATGACCGACGGTCTACTACCGGCTTAGTTGTGTTTTTAGGGAATAGTCCTATTTCTTGGTCTTCTAAGAAGCAATTGACAGTATCACGATCCTCCACAGAGGCTGAATACCGAGCTCTGTCATCCACCTCTACACCTGTTTTATTCTGTGATAATTTGTCCGCTATTGCTTTTCCTATTAATCCAGTTCAACATCAACGCACTAAGCACATTGAGATTGATGTTCATTTTGTGAGGGAAATGGTTGCAAAGAAACAGCTCTCTGTTAAGTTTGTCTCATCCAAAGAGTAGTTTGCTGACATTCTGACTAAAGGCTTGAGTTCTCCTTTGTTTCATGCTCACTGTAACAATCTCATGCTTCGTTCATCCAAGCATGAGTTTACGGGGGGATGATAGAGTATAGAAGTTGATGTATAAGATGTTGACACTTGTAATTAGATTAGAAGTTCTGTGAATTAAGGCAGTTAGCCTTGTTGTTGAAAGTGTATAAATATCTCAACATCTGTATTACTTAGTGATCAAGAAATATATCAAGAactttcattctctctctctcttgagctattctctctctaaacctttTGTATACAATTCCATAGATTTACTTACATTTACATACTGCACATATGATTGGAGAACTATTTTATGCACAAAACTTAGTTTAAGAATTCGAGCTCTCTAGAATTACCTTTAGTAAAATAGCGTTCGAGAAAATAGTGTTTGAGATTTTCTTCTTAGTTCGAGAAAATGTAGATATTTGAAGAAACTAAATcagttttcttgttcttttttattaGAAAGAAGTAAGGCATTTTATACTCAAATTTATCAGTACCTGCAGATTGTCCTGGAAATTAAGATTTTCTTCTTCAACCACTGTGTTTCGAGTTTAAATACTTCCATCTACTCTtgatataaattaatataaaatgtcgCTCGTAATaaaattaagattaaaaagaTTGTCAACTTGTGTAGCTCTCTTTTGGATACCATGTACTATTGGACCCGATTAAACAAAACCAAtgattttttctttgtcaactAGCTTGATCATCAGCTCCAATTttctattatttaaacaaaaccaatgattttttttgttaaaagctcTATTTTTCTATTATTCTGTCAAACATTGCTGATCCAActcccttaataataataaactttagaaataaaaatttgttGATCCAactccaatttttttatttattgaatttGATCAGATTTTCACCTGGAGAGTTGGATGGTATATATCATTGTCAGCAAAAGGCAGCTCAACCGTTGGTAGCTAAAAGTTATTGAATATAAAAACATCTTGGTCTTTCGTTCTGTCATATTCctaatattataatttataaaaagtACACACTTAATTGAGAACATGTTAGCCTCGCAGTATTCGCCGTGTGTTTTGTGAGATTGATTTGAAATATGTAGAAAATTCATAGATATAGTTGAATACTCTCCATCTTTTAATATGATaagttataatttttaaaaaagaaaaaaaaaggaaagagaaaacTGGAGATTCAACCCATGCATGTCTTGTGCGCGCAACGTATGATGTAGGTGTAAGTGGTTATATATCTATTGCAATAGCGCCCAACCTTTTTAAAGTCAACTCCCAAAACGGTTGgatatttatgtttattttgttttcccacGCCAAAACTTATAAAATCTTTCCTATGCCCTATGTTATTAGAAAAAGGATCCCTGATCTCCAGATGAGCTGTGAATTCAAATCATCAAGGTTTAGCCTGCACTATGAGAGATTTTTCGATATACTTGATACACAGTCATGTGGCATAACAATTTCACTTAAATTATCACATAcatttattgtattttataaataTACTTTAGAAGTAAAACATATCAATCATGTCGTTCACCACATGCGGAGCCAATTAAAGGCCTACAAAGGTCACTTGAATAAACATAACCTAATCTCATATGTGCTTAAGGATAAAGAGCTTCGAGACACTTGGGCTTAAAGGTGCATGTCATTTCATTGTTTGCCTCAAGTTAGATTGATCCTCTTATTAGAAATTCTCACCATTGTTGTCCACTCCTATTGTAATACGTAAAATAATACATTACGTGGTAAGTGTTTTAAACAAGGCTTTAATTTCTTGATGtgaaattcattctcaacaaaatCCATATTCATTGGATAAAATGAGACCTATTCCCTGATCAGTCATTACAATGCTGTCACAACCAAATCTGGAATTAAAgatataattatttttcattgaTGTTACTACCAGGAATGTGCcgatttcatattatatatatttgatttttccaaaaatttaattttgCTGTAAATTAATTGGCTCCTCATTGTATATACATCTAACCTGCAAATAAATGTActcaaatattatgttaatgcCATATTTGTGAACCAATTATCACTGGCatgcttttttcctttttaattaatCGCGCCGGCCGTTtcttttaatttgaattttctgAAAAGGAAGTTAATCTTAAACATGGTCAACCAAACACATGCATGAACAAAGTAACTCCTAGTCAATTTGCCATGGTGTTCTTACCATCGTTTTATTTTTGCGGTCAAGCTACTTACCATTTATTACCAAGCAGAAGCGTTTATTCCAGCGGTGGATATATCTCATAAAATTATTAGATTTTTGGATAAGAAagcaaaataacaaaaagaaatggGTCAGATAGGAATATCACCACAACTATGGTAGATTTATGGTACTTAATTAgacttaaatttaaattttaaattttaaaaataaattcgaAACAAAGAAACTTTCCTGTGCTTACTTGTAGATTTAATGTTACAGCTAGGGATAGCTACCAAATGCATATCCATATATTGACTTTgaatttttccctttttttggaCTTCCACACCTTCCTCCCCTCActttatatatgtgtgtgtgtgtgagagagagaggagatctCAGTATTGTTAATAACCTCATCAGTCATAACCTCCTCAACTTCTCTTTGATTTTGCAATGGAGGATCTTGAGATATCAGAGAGAAAAACACCTGCAGATCATTCAGCCATGGACGACTTTCCTCCGTACCATTTCAGATGTCCCATTTCTATGGAGCTCATGAAAGATCCCGTCACCATCTCCACTGGTGTCACCTACGAGCGTAACAACATTGAGAAATGGTTCTTCTCCTACAAGAAGAAAACTTGTCCTGCCACAATGCAAAGCGTTGAGAATTTCGACATGATTCCAAACCACACCCTCAAGAGGCTCATTGTTGCATGGCAAACCAAAGAGGATGCGAAAAAAGCTATTTGCTCAACATCATCTACACCAAGGCCTTCAAATAAACATGACGAAATTCAAGCGCTTCTCAACACAATCGTGTCATCCCCATTCAAGGTAAATCCGATTAAGAAACTTCGTTCCATCATCGAGATAGATGACGAGACGCAAAATGATTTTATTCGATCAAACGGGGTCGAAGTTCTTGTCCAAATTCTTGAACAAATTCTCTTGGAGAGCTCGGATTTCACTACTTTTAGAGCTTGTGAGGAGGCTCTTTGTACTCTTCACCAACTTCCCATATTGGAAGAAGGGAAAACATTTAAATTGTTATCGAAGCAAGAATCAACCAGATCAATGGCCATCATGCTTCAGCGAGGAAGCACTGAGGCACGGCTCCATACCATTACCATATTCAAGAAGATGGCGAAAACCCAGTATGATTGGAGCTTCGTGATACAAGATCAAGGTACAGATTTTTTTAAATCCTTGTTGGAGCTTGTTTCGGATGAAATATGTAGCAAAGCAAGTTCATGTGCCTTGGAAGTCTTGATAGAAATATTGACAGCATCAAAGAAAAACAGGCTGAGGGCAATTGAAGCGGGTGCAGTTTGTGTCCTCATAGAGCTACTGCCAGACTCCAACAGATCCAAATGTGAGAAAATGTTACAAGTGATAAAGTTGTTATGTGAATGTGCTGAGGGAAGGCAGGCCTTGGTGGAACATGGTATGGGCATTGTTTCCATTTCTAAACAAATGTTGCATGTTTCCAATGCTGCCACCAAGATTGGAGTGAAGATCATATGGTTGATATGTAATTTTCATCCGACCGAGAGGGTATTGGAGGAAATGTTGATTTGTGGACCAGTGAAGAAGCTTCTGGCATTGTTGCACATGGATGGCCGATCTTCTACAAAGGATAAGGTGGTGAAGATCTTCAAGATGCATGGAAATTCATGGAAACGATATCCATGTTTCCCTTGTAATTTGAAGGACTATTTGGGATTTGTAAATGATCCTcgctaattagggttttatcttCTTTCAagttttgtattaatttttcaaaacacaCAGCAAAATACAGTTAATTTTctcatgaaaaaaaattgaactgatATTTAGTATTGTGAAGGTCTAATTAATGATTTAGaattttatatatatgattCGGATATTGGTTCAATGGTGGTatagtactattttattttgtgttgCTCAGGATATATATCCTTTTCATCGATGGAACTGCATCTACCCCTAGATAAGCTTTCAAAATTTCCTTTCACCTTTCTTTTGGCTGCAATCTCTCTCCTGCTAATTGTTTCTACTTAACTGGAGtaagttttagtttttttttttttttcatcagagTAGTTCAACTCATATAGAATATGAGTCTTATGTTTATACGTATTGAGTTTCAAAACAAATTGTAGTTGAGTAAATCATGGAGGCATGTGagtgtacaacaagggatctctaacctatACTCGATCATATAATTAAGCGTCTCTAGCCAGAGCACATGAATGAGATTTGAGAAGTACATTGACAGGGCCGGTCCTGTGTTTTTGGGTGCCCAGTGCGAAAGCTCAAAATGTGGCCTTTTTTAATGCGGAAacatatgtttaaaaaaaaaatatttaacgagGGCTGGAACCCAGTCAAAGCTGGGGGGCTAGGCCCTCACGCCCAAATTATATTACTTGAGAAAATATACAACGGGGGGGACATAATACCTAAACCCCGACAATCAAAAATACAATCATATACAACCATTCCTAGCAAAACTCCTTGAAATTTCAACCTTTAAGAAATTGTCTTATGGCAttttttgaagcaaaatcatcaattatatcatcatactccaagtcttcaatctcaTCCTTTTCAATGCATAAGATTGCTAATCCATTTAGCCTATCTTGAGTCATAGTGGTCCGCAAGTAagattttaataatttcaattttgaaaaacttctttCTGCAGATGCCACGGTCACAGGTACAGTTAACAGTACACGATAAGCAATCAAGACATTAGGACACATGTCAGtttcttttacaaagtttgcTATTTCCATGGATGTCCAAGGGTTATTAGAGAAAAATGCTTCTTCAGGTAACATCATTTGCAACACCTGTAACTCGGAACATAAGTCGGCTCCATCTACATCCATGGTATTTCCATGTTTCAAATGTGCTTCAAGATtcatacaattttcttttagttgttGATCATCCAATGAAATCAACTTCGGTGCATCAAACAAGAAGCCaaaaatatattcaaaagcCTTTAACTGTTCAAACCTGTGTTTCAGTTGAGAAAGAGCAATATCCACTATAACAAGAAAATAATATGTTCTAAATGATTCTTCAGCAGACTGTTGTTCCCTCTCAttaccatcaacttcatcatgaTGTCTTTTTCTAGGTCTATGACGTTTAGTTTGAAAAACAGGGTCAATTTCTGATTCAAGTGCAATTTCTTTAGCATCACGCATGGCAGAAGCAAAACCAGTTTCTCTGTAGTTTTAAAAAAAGGTAACAAGTGCTTCCAAAGCCTTTACAGCAACATCAAGACGCATGTCTTCatattgtaattttttgctcaccatgttaatcttcaacaaaatgtcataccaaataaccaaacttaatacaaaatcaaaactGGAAAGTTCTCCTGATGCTAAACATTCTGCATCCCTACTCAATTGGGGATTCTCAGTAATTTCCACCAACGTAAACAAAGCATTTCTAACTTGGGCTACTTGGGATTTAATTGCTTTAACACTTTCAATGTGACTTTCCCATCGAGTAGTTGACAATGACTTCAAAGTTAAACCATCAATATGTTCAAGCAAAATATTCCAACGCTTTGTAGAGTTGGAAAACACCGTATATATGCATTGACATGCTCCAAAAAAAGATTTTGCTTTAAGACATGAACTTGCCATATCACAAactattaaattaagacaatgaGAACCACATGGCATGTAAAATGCTCTGGGATTTATGTCTAACAATCTTTTTTGGACACCTTGGTGTTTCCCTCTCATGTTAGATCCATTATCATAACCTTGTCCCCTCACATTATCAATATCAAGATCAAGAGACTTTAGGACATCTTGCAACTCATTAAAAAGTCCTTGTCCTGATGTATCTTCCACACTTAAAAACTCCATGAAATACTCCCTTATATTTATTGACCTACTTGACAAGTCAACACATCTCAAAATTAAAGTCATTTGTTCTACATGACTTGCATCAGGAGTACAATCAAGAATGAcagaaaaaaatttggcttcTTTTACCTTTTTAATGATTGCGGTTTTGATTTTTGAAGCTAAAGTAGCTATCAactcattttgaattttatggcTCAAATAGTGGTGATGAATCTCTTTATTCTCAATGAGTCGAAAATGCTTTTGCATTATTGGATCAAACTCCGCAATCATTTCAAGTAAACCTAAGAAGTTTCCATTAGAGTCTTCATAAGGTCTTTCATTTGTTCCACGAAATGCTAAATTACGTATAGCAAGACATTTCACAACAGCAATAATTCTAAGCATCACTTGTTTCCAATGATTTGTCTCTTTCTTGATTCGCATTTGAAATTCTTTATCAATTGTCTGATTTGTTGTCAATCTACTTTTCAACTCAACCCAAGTTCTCAAATTAGTAAGATGTTCTTTACTCTTTTCATGTTGGTCAAGCTTCACACCAAGATGTCTCCAATCACTAATTCCATCTTTTGCTAACTCACTTTTTGAGGCAATTGTTTTaaacaatttacaacaaaagcaaaagactttATCCAACTCTTTTGAGTACACGAGCCATTTCCTATCATAAATTTCACCCGTTGGTAATTTTCGATCATAGTAGTGTGAGGAAATTTTCTAGAGAGTTTGTCCTTAGGATAAGTGAGATTAGTTTCTCGAATTGGCCCATTTTCTACAAGCAAGTTTCTCATTTCTACATTAAGACCATCCCAAACTCTTGGATCATAAATGTTTATATGGAAAATAGGTTCAGGAGATTCAATATTTTCCTCTACACCAATATGATCATCATCAACATTTAAATCCACATCACCACCATTTTCATggtcttgagactcatcaccaaCATTTTCTTCTAAATCACTACCATTTTCATGATCATGAGACTCCCCAATAACATTTTGTGGCTCTTCACCAACAttattttctctcaaattttcaactGACTCATTCTTTGTAGAGAAAAATTTATTAAGAGATCCTCTTAAACTTTCGGCAATTTCGTTatcctttgcctttttttttcttttcatattacCAGAGAGTTGTTTCCTAAAAGACATGGCTTcaataatttgtttgcaaaaattacctacacatgtgtttgggcccaaaataatagtttgggccgagggtaggATCACTCTCGGCCCAGGAGGCCGGGCGGCAAAAGGACCATGGATCGGTCAACCCGTGGGAGTCCAAACCTAGGGCGGTTAGGACGAATCCTAGTGCAATGGGGAGTCTCGACGGGATCGGATATCCAGGAAACTAATCCAGCTTAGCTAAGGGCTAGGTTCATAGTCCTAGTAGATGTAGGACTTGTCAAGATGATccggagagggaaacctagtccgagtaggattTAAACTCGGACTCAAAGTTCAGTACTATAAATAGGGGACGCTGTGCATCAGAAAAAGCCCCTGCAAATCaacacaaaattgccctgcgcaaactctcacaacttgagatctttttcttttcctttttcgctgacacatcttccgttggcatcaacaacactgtggaagcaaccggtgatatcttaagtcggcatagatagctctgtcaccgtagaatcggtcggtctcgcagtatcttccgttggcatcaacaacactgcggcgagaacggtcgattacctatccaagtctcggtcgagaagggttttcgaatccttgttggtcgaggtcatctcattagccttctcggcgaggtgaggtgtcacagttattacattcggcacactgcaagccgaattcggttcgtgaactttgtaagaaatagcagccttgtcttcaggctcgagaacccaagaggccgagacgtattcctttctcggccgcaatcgcaagacgcagaagtcagtagcgcgacccaacgcagcatcatcaaatttactcctcggccgagcctcggccgacgagttggcacgccccgcaatcaccgaaggacgtagttagcttagaatatactcggcctgcgcgccacgtaggctttgtaatttctagggtcaacattttggcacgcccagtgggacccagtgctaaactacgaagttcatgccaattgaaacacgatcggtaaaaaagaaaacagctatgggaaaagcCGATTTACCGAGTCAGAGCATAGGACAgagtgtgccacaggcgcagaatccccttagcgttggtacacctgagtccacgagcgcgactcgccgagagagagaagttaatctcggcggtcagctccgtggtttagagatccctaacagaaacacatgcgttctcaatgaagggataatagaggagtgtgacgaggatggtggtgaaggatcagacccaccaacgaggtcgtttctccgaaagcgactggacgagcagtctcggtcagtcgagcagacgttcagtcgaggcattgacaagctgcatgaCGCGATACTCAGTGCCAATGATCGACAAACCAAGctgctcgaaatgctggttagtCAAGTTGGTGGCAGCAGGCCTTTCGATCTTCGCCAACCTTGTTTACCAGGAAACAACCCGGTACCGATTGTACCGGCCGAGCCTATTCCTGCCCcgctcaaaccaattaacttggagaaaggaggagggtcgaatagtaggtcagacgggaccgaccagagggtcgaagcaacacctgttgatatgaccgaagttcagcggatgattgactcggccatgaagaaagggccgaagtttcctaAGTTTATTCATCCGTACCCAGCTTACGTGGAATCGTTTGGGTACCCgaagggtttcaagatcccagattttagtctttttacCGGTGAATCGTCTTTAtcttcgttggagcacgtggctcgtttcaccgcgcaatgcggagatgtcaatAGCGACTTTCATAAGTAACGGCTATTCAACTTCTCATTGACCGGCTCGGCATTTGCTTGGTACATTAATCTACCCCCCAATTCCGTCCAGAACTGGgaagagttggtcgagaaattccatgagcagttttatcgaccagggatggagatgtcagtttcttcattagcaaggatggctcaggcATCTGATGAATCACCAATGGACTATCTCACTAGGTTCAAATCGGCccggaattggtgccgagtgcccttacccgaagtcgaatttgtcaggcttgctttgaacggcctcgacgtcgaatacaaaaagaaattcctgggggcaaactttcgggacatgtatgaattagcccagCATGTTGAACAGTACGACTACTTGCTCCGTGAGGAGAAGGTTTCGAAAACGCCATCTCGGGGGACGTTGTACAAAAATCCTACTGTCAGCTATGcgtcaaccgaggatgaatgcgttagtgtggatgcggccgagatagtgatagataagccatacgtttgcaaggcattaactcaggttgattctagagAAGTCAAAAGTCGCTCGGCCGCTGAAGGAGCGTTGAAACCATCAAAGGTCtacacttttgatattaccaaggctgacGCAATCTTCGACCAACTGTTATCCgcaagaatcatcaagcttcggcctggtcacaacattcctaaggccgaagactttaaaggaaaggtgtattgcaaatacc
Proteins encoded in this region:
- the LOC126629725 gene encoding E3 ubiquitin-protein ligase PUB23-like, whose product is MEDLEISERKTPADHSAMDDFPPYHFRCPISMELMKDPVTISTGVTYERNNIEKWFFSYKKKTCPATMQSVENFDMIPNHTLKRLIVAWQTKEDAKKAICSTSSTPRPSNKHDEIQALLNTIVSSPFKVNPIKKLRSIIEIDDETQNDFIRSNGVEVLVQILEQILLESSDFTTFRACEEALCTLHQLPILEEGKTFKLLSKQESTRSMAIMLQRGSTEARLHTITIFKKMAKTQYDWSFVIQDQGTDFFKSLLELVSDEICSKASSCALEVLIEILTASKKNRLRAIEAGAVCVLIELLPDSNRSKCEKMLQVIKLLCECAEGRQALVEHGMGIVSISKQMLHVSNAATKIGVKIIWLICNFHPTERVLEEMLICGPVKKLLALLHMDGRSSTKDKVVKIFKMHGNSWKRYPCFPCNLKDYLGFVNDPR